A window from Larimichthys crocea isolate SSNF chromosome XXIII, L_crocea_2.0, whole genome shotgun sequence encodes these proteins:
- the LOC104919703 gene encoding integrin beta-1-like: MSLLFAAVLLLCCRYNATGTRDHSDHECQSRGVRSCGECLAAGSHCAWCAEENFLKVGQHVWERCDTARTLLRRGCPFDRLEDPRGSTVLLKNRKITLQPKEQRRQQQLRQVTQLQPQSVLLHLRPGEPQTFEVKFKRVEDYPIDLYYLMDLSFSMEDDLPNVKKLGADLMEEMRNMTSDFRMGFGAFVDKTVMPYISTAKDMLKNPCKRTEPFPCVPPFTYHHVLSLTANGSLFTELVGRQRISGNLDLPEGGLDALMQAAVCEEQIGWRNVTRLLVFSTDADFHFAGDGKLGGIVLPNDGKCHLHKNVYTKGNSQDYPSVGHIAETLRQKNIQIIFAVTEEVTHLYEGLRSIFPKCAVGMLSNNSHNILQIIVEAYNALTSEVVMENSKLPPGYRISYTSHCKDHKPRRGEQGRKCSNISIGDKVSFNVSITAPPCVTASQRPQRVIIKPQGYSEEVEVLLSPICECSCQKDVVLHSPSCSHGNGTLECGTCRCKEGRVGTLCECDRAESSSAVDSHLCRHDNTSEACSGRGECVCGKCVCRKKHNHVYYGQFCECSDFSCDQYKGLQCGGNGRCVCGVCMCLPAYRGRACECPLSLESCLSQDKQICAGRGDCHCGTCICHDRFQGPTCELCPSCPSVCTLHRECILCRAFSLGLNPKECETRCVHLNLTLVDQAGVLATVPPSQGLHRCMEVDAEGCRVYFLLTAGQKEDSVHVHVALERECPSGPNVILITAVLSASVVVLLGVVLLLLWKLLTSIHDRREFAHFQRELEQRRWNRRDNPIYKSAITTTVNPKYKDQ, translated from the exons AATTTTCTCAAAGTGGGCCAGCACGTATGGGAGCGCTGTGACACTGCCAGGACTCTGCTGAGGAGGGGCTGTCCTTTTGATCGCCTGGAAGACCCCAGAGGTTCCACTGTCCTTCTAAAGAACCGGAAGATCACCTTGCAACCTAAAGAACAAAGAcgccagcagcagctcagacagGTCACACAACTCCAGCCTCAGTCTGTCCTGCTGCACCTCAGGCCAG GTGAACCCCAGACCTTTGAGGTGAAGTTCAAACGTGTGGAGGACTACCCCATAGACCTGTACTACCTGATGGATCTGTCCTTCTCCATGGAGGATGACCTGCCCAATGTCAAGAAGTTGGGAGCTGACCTCATGGAAGAGATGAGGAACATGACTAGTGACTTCAGAATGG GTTTTGGCGCATTCGTGGACAAGACGGTGATGCCGTACATCAGCACTGCGAAGGACATGCTCAAGAACCCCTGTAAGAGGACGGAGCCTTTTCCATGCGTCCCTCCTTTCACCTACCACCATGTCCTGAGCCTCACAGCCAACGGGAGCCTCTTCACGGAGCTGGTTGGGAGGCAGCGGATCTCGGGTAACCTGGATTTACCAGAAGGGGGGCTGGATGCCTTGATGCAGGCCGCCGTGTGTGAG GAGCAGATCGGCTGGAGGAATGTGACCCGTCTGCTGGTGTTTTCTACTGACGCCGACTTCCACTTTGCCGGAGATGGCAAACTAGGCGGCATTGTACTTCCTAATGATGGAAAGTGTCACTTGCATAAAAATGTGTACACCAAAGGAAATTCCCAG GACTATCCCTCGGTGGGTCACATCGCCGAAACATTGAGACAGAAGAACATCCAGATCATCTTTGCTGTCACAGAAGAAGTCACACACTTGTATGAG GGCCTGAGAAGCATCTTCCCAAAATGTGCAGTCGGAATGCTTTCCAACAACTCCCACAACATCTTGCAGATAATAGTCGAAGCGTACAAT GCACTGACCTCTGAGGTTGTTATGGAGAACAGCAAGCTACCGCCGGGCTATCGCATCTCCTACACTTCACACTGTAAGGACCACAAACCGAGGCGCGGCGAACAGGGGAGGAAGTGCTCCAACATCTCCATTGGCGACaag GTGAGCTTTAATGTAAGCATTACGGCACCTCCTTGTGTGACTGCTTCACAAAGGCCACAGCGTGTCATTATCAAGCCCCAGGGCTATAGTGAAGAGGTCGAGGTCCTGCTGAGCCCCATATGCGAATGCTCATGTCAAAAAGACGTGGTCCTACACAGCCCTTCATGTAGCCATGGCAACGGCACACTGGAGTGTGGCACATGCAG GTGTAAAGAGGGGAGAGTCGGAACATTGTGCGAATGCGATCGAGCAGAGTCGAGCTCAGCAGTCGACTCGCACCTTTGCCGCCATGATAACACGTCAGAAGCGTGCAGCGGACGCGgggagtgtgtttgtgggaaGTGTGTTTGTCGCAAAAAGCACAACCATGTTTACTACGGGCAGTTCTGTGAATGCAGTGACTTCAGCTGTGATCAATATAAAGGACTGCAGTGTGGAG GAAACGGCAGGTGTGTCTGCGGGGTGTGCATGTGCCTACCAGCATACCGCGGTCGGGCATGTGAGTGCCCTCTCAGCTTGGAGTCTTGTCTTTCTCAGGATAAACAGATTTGTGCAGGCAGAGGGGACTGTCACTGTGGCACCTGCATCTGTCATGACCGCTTCCAAGGCCCGACTTGTGAGCTTTGCCCTTCCTGCCCCAGCGTGTGCACCCTGCACAG AGAATGCATCTTGTGCAGGGCCTTCTCACTGGGATTGAATCCGAAAGAGTGTGAGACAAGGTGTGTGCACCTGAACCTCACTCTAGTGGATCAGGCTGGTGTGTTAGCGACAGTTCCTCCCTCTCAAGGCCTTCACAGGTGCATGGAAGTGGATGCAGAGGGCTGCAGAGTGTACTTCTTGCTGACGGCTGGACAAAAAGAAGATTCTGTCCATGTGCATGTAGCTCTTGAACGAG AATGCCCGTCAGGTCCAAATGTGATCCTGATAACCGCAGTGCTATCAGCCTCTGTTGTGGTGCTGCTGGGTGTGGTTTTGTTGCTGCTATGGAAACTACTTACCAGCATCCATGACCGCAGGGAGTTTGCCCACttccagagagagctggagcaAAGACGCTGGAACAGG AGGGACAACCCCATCTACAAGAGTGCCATCACAACAACTGTCAACCCCAAATATAAAGACCAGTGA